DNA sequence from the Paraburkholderia azotifigens genome:
GCGATGCGACTCGCGTCGAGTTGCGGCACGTATCGCCCGATGTGGCTGCGTTGCTCGCGCCTGATGAAGCGGCCTCACGGCCTGCGCTCGCGGGCAACGACGACGACGAACGCGCGCGGATCGTCGATGCGCTCACGCGGCATCACTGGCGGCCGAATGCGGCGGCCGAAGCGCTCGGCATGTCGCGTGCGACGTTGTATCGGCGGATTGCGAAGCTGGGGATCGTCGGGCCGCATCGGAGTTGATGCGTTTTTTGCCCGGGCGCGCCTAACCCGCGTTCAACGCCGCAATCCGTTTTCCGAGTTCGCACAGCCGCTCGCGCAATTCCGGCGGCTCGAGCACTTCGACATGCCCTGCAAAGCCGAGCAACTGCTCGGCGGCATAACCGAACTGTTCGACGGGCACGGTCACTTCCTGCCAGCCGTCCTGTTCCGAAGGCGGCGCGATCTGCGCCTGTTCGACGGCTGCCGCGCCGAGCCGGTGCAGACGCGTCATGCCTTCCGGCGACAGCCGCAGGCGCGCCGTATGCCTGAGCAGGCTCTTCTCGAACGACGCGACGGCCGCCGTCCATTCCTCGCGCAGATCGAAACCGTCAGGACGTTCGAACGTTTCGTCATGCACGCTCAATTGCACGATGCTCGACACGCGATACGTGCGCAACTGCGTCCGCACGCGCGTGACCAGATACCATTCGCCGCCTTTCAGCACGAGCCCGAGCGGATCGCGTACGCGCACGCCTTCGCTGTCGTCGCCGCCGTTCCATGTGCGGTATTGCATTGAGACGCGCTTCTGTTCCCACACCGCGCCCGCGAGCATCGTCAGCCACGGCGTGGGCGTTGGCCGCTGATACCAGCCGACGGGATCGATATGCACCCGCGAACCGATGCGCGACGTGTCGGGCGCGGCATCGGGCAGCGCCGTGACGAGCTTCAACTGCGCCGCACGCAGCTGTTCGGACAGACCGAGATCGGACGCCGCGCCCGTGAGCCCGGCGATGGACAGCGTTTCGGCTTCCGCTTTCGTGATGCCCGTCAGCTTCGCGCGATAGCCGTCGAGCAGCGCAAAGCCGCCACCCGGCCCGCGGTCCGCATACACGGGCACGCCCGCTGCGCTCAACTGGTCGATGTCGCGATAGACCGTGCGGATCGACACGTCGAACTCGTCGGCGAGCGCCTGCGCGGTCACGCGTCCTTTGACCTGCAGCATCAAGAGCATCGAAACGAGCCGGCTCGTTGCCATTTTTTCAGCCCATCCAAATTCATGACAAAGGTTGTCAGTTATTGACGAGTATAAAGTGAGTTATAGACGAAGATCCATTGAGGTGTGCAATATGCGCGTTACCTACGTAGTTCGTTTTCAGGTCTTGCCCGACAGGCTCGAACGGTTTCTGACGCTGCTGAACGGCATGCTCGACGCCATGCGCGACGAGCCGCAGTTCCGTGAAGCCGTGCTGCATCGCGACCCGGACTCGGCGTGCCGGCTGCTGCTGGTCGAAACCTGGGAAAGCGACGAAGAGGCGAGCGACGAGCAGATTCATCGGCCGTACCGGCGTGCGTATCACGAGGCGCTCGCCGATCTGCTCGTGCGTCCGCGTGAAGTCACCGAATGGCGCACGCTGCGTGTGGATCGGCGCGAAATGCGGTTCGAATCGCGCGCCGCAGAAGAATTGGCCGAGGCCCGCGCATGAGCACGTCGACGACTGCTCCGACCCATCATGGCAGTCTGAGCGTCATGCAAGGCGCGGCGCTCTACGTCGGTGCCGTGCTCGGCACGGGCGTGATCGCGCTGCCTGCGCTCGCGGCTGAAGCGGCCGGCCCCGCGTCGCTCGTCGCGTGGCTGGCGCTCGTGCTGTTGTCGGCGCCGCTGGCGGCAACGTTCGCCGCGCTCGGTGCGCGCTATCCTGACGCGGGCGGCGTATCCACGTACGTGCGCAATGCATTCGGCCCGCGTGCCGCGGCCATCGTCGGATGGTGCTTTTACTTTGCCGTGCCGGCAGGCGCGCCCGCTGCGGCGATGTTCGGCGGCGCATATGTCGCTGCGGCGTTCGGCGGCGGCGAGTGGACCGTGATCGGCACGGCAGCCGCGCTGATGCTGACCGTGACGCTTGCCAACGCGCTCGGACTGACGGTGTCGGGCCGCTTGCAACTGGTGCTCGCCGCGTTGCTCGTTGCATTGCTGCTGGCCGCTGTCATCGCTTCGGCGCCCCATGCGCGGATGGCGAATCTGCAGCCGTTCGCGCCGCATGGCTGGCTCGCGGTGTTTCCCGCCGCCGCGCTGCTCGTCTGGAGCTTCGCGGGTTGGGAAGCCATCACGCATCTCGCCGCGGAGTTTCGCCGCCCCGCGCATGATCTTCCGTTGGCGGCAGGCATCGCCGTTGTCGTGGTCGGCGTGCTGTACATGGGCGTTGCGACGATGAGCGTCATGGTGCTCGGGCCGGGCGCCGGGACGTCGAGCGCGCCGCTCGCCGAACTGCTTGCACGCGGGCTCGGCGGCAAGGTGCACATGCTCGCGGCCATCGCTGCGCTGCTGCTCACGCTCG
Encoded proteins:
- a CDS encoding helix-turn-helix transcriptional regulator produces the protein MLLMLQVKGRVTAQALADEFDVSIRTVYRDIDQLSAAGVPVYADRGPGGGFALLDGYRAKLTGITKAEAETLSIAGLTGAASDLGLSEQLRAAQLKLVTALPDAAPDTSRIGSRVHIDPVGWYQRPTPTPWLTMLAGAVWEQKRVSMQYRTWNGGDDSEGVRVRDPLGLVLKGGEWYLVTRVRTQLRTYRVSSIVQLSVHDETFERPDGFDLREEWTAAVASFEKSLLRHTARLRLSPEGMTRLHRLGAAAVEQAQIAPPSEQDGWQEVTVPVEQFGYAAEQLLGFAGHVEVLEPPELRERLCELGKRIAALNAG
- a CDS encoding putative quinol monooxygenase, translating into MRVTYVVRFQVLPDRLERFLTLLNGMLDAMRDEPQFREAVLHRDPDSACRLLLVETWESDEEASDEQIHRPYRRAYHEALADLLVRPREVTEWRTLRVDRREMRFESRAAEELAEARA
- a CDS encoding APC family permease, with the protein product MSTSTTAPTHHGSLSVMQGAALYVGAVLGTGVIALPALAAEAAGPASLVAWLALVLLSAPLAATFAALGARYPDAGGVSTYVRNAFGPRAAAIVGWCFYFAVPAGAPAAAMFGGAYVAAAFGGGEWTVIGTAAALMLTVTLANALGLTVSGRLQLVLAALLVALLLAAVIASAPHARMANLQPFAPHGWLAVFPAAALLVWSFAGWEAITHLAAEFRRPAHDLPLAAGIAVVVVGVLYMGVATMSVMVLGPGAGTSSAPLAELLARGLGGKVHMLAAIAALLLTLGTMNAYFAGAAKLGAALGRDGALPQWLAQGSRAGDVPRRSLFMIAGLATFALVVVVIAGVGPKPLVLLTTGSFVTVYALGAAAALRLLPRGSWPHRCARVALVAVAALCCATGWYLLWPLVITGCALLYLRVRRVFVSSTRAIP